The Brassica oleracea var. oleracea cultivar TO1000 chromosome C6, BOL, whole genome shotgun sequence genome includes a region encoding these proteins:
- the LOC106300660 gene encoding microtubule-associated protein 70-1-like, with the protein MSDVSADGGYSETPYPSLTVSASASASYKESSGGGGGGKSSSRRRPVRPSFDASAAADNEFITLLHGSDPVKLELNRLENEVRDKDRELGEAHAEIRALRLSERQREKAVEELTDELTKLEEKLKLTESLLQGKNLEIRKINEEKKASMAAQFAAEATLRRVHAAQKDDDMPPIEAILAPLEAELKLARSEIGKLQEDNRALDRLTKSKEAALLDAERTVQTAMAKAALVDDLQNKNQELMKQIEICQEENKILDKMHRQKVAEVEKLTQTVRELEEAVLSGGAAANAVRDYQRKFQEMNEERKTLDRELARAKVTANRVATVVANEWKDGNDKVMPVKQWLEERRFLQGEMQQLRDKLAISDRAAKSEAQLKDKFQLRLKVLEETLRGTSRNTTEGRSMSNGPSRRQSLGGSDNLQKFASNGFLPKKSPSSQMRNAFTSNSSSVLKNAKGTSRSFDGGTRSLDRGKALLNGPGKYSFNKACDEAKESESPSAWKEDSEEKTTSELPPPTTEDNVPGVLYDLLQKEVVALRKSSHEKDQSLKDKDDAIEMLAKKVETLTKAMEVEAKKMRREVAAMEKEVAAMRVDKDQDNRTKRTSSTKNSSNTAQILAGRAAGRSGLTRSTQ; encoded by the exons ATGTCGGATGTTTCAGCCGACGGAGGTTACTCGGAGACGCCTTATCCGTCGCTGACGGTGTCGGCGTCGGCGTCGGCGTCTTACAAAGAGAGTAGCGGAGGAGGAGGAGGAGGGAAAAGCTCGTCAAGGAGGAGACCGGTTCGGCCCAGCTTCGACGCCTCCGCAGCCGCCGACAATGAGTTCATCACTCTGCTCCACGGCTCGGATCCGGTGAAGCTGGAGCTTAATCGCCTTGAGAACGAAGTCAGAG ATAAGGATCGAGAATTGGGCGAAGCGCACGCTGAGATCAGAGCGTTGAGGTTATCTGAGAGGCAGAGAGAGAAAGCTGTTGAAGAG CTTACTGATGAGCTTACTAAGTTGGAGGAGAAGCTCAAGTTAACTGAATCTCTTCTCCAAGGCAAA AATCTAGAAATAAGGAAGATCAATGAGGAGAAGAAGGCCTCCATGGCTGCTCAGTTTGCTGCTGAAGCCACCTTAAGAAGAGTCCACGCTGCTCAAAAAGATGATGACATGCCTCCTATTGAAGCCATTCTAGCCCCTTTAGAAGCTGAACTTAAGCTTGCACGCTCTGAG ATTGGGAAGCTTCAAGAAGATAACAGAGCCTTGGACCGTCTCACTAAATCAAAAGAAGCGGCTTTACTTGATGCTGAGAGGACTGTTCAAACTGCCATGGCAAAAGCTGCCTTAGTTGATGATCTTCAGAATAAGAACCAAGAGTTGATGAAACAAATTGAAATCTGTCAG GAAGAAAACAAAATTCTAGACAAAATGCACAGGCAAAAGGTTGCTGAGGTGGAAAAGCTAACTCAGACTGTACGAGAGCTGGAAGAGGCTGTTCTTTCTGGTGGCGCTGCTGCTAATGCCGTGAGGGATTACCAGCGGAAGTTTCAAGAGATGAAT GAAGAACGAAAAACTCTTGACCGGGAACTTGCGCGTGCAAAGGTTACAGCAAACCGAGTTGCGACGGTGGTTGCAAATGAATGGAAGGATGGTAATGATAAAGTGATGCCTGTGAAGCAATGGCTTGAAGAAAGAAGGTTTCTACAG GGAGAAATGCAGCAGCTACGTGACAAGCTTGCTATCTCAGACCGAGCTGCTAAATCTGAAGCACAACTAAAA GACAAGTTTCAACTACGGCTTAAAGTGCTTGAAGAGACGCTGAGAGGCACCTCAAGGAACACAACTGAGGGAAGAAGCATGAGTAATGGACCCTCTCGCAGGCAGTCACTCGGTGGATCAGACAATCTACAAAAGTTCGCATCAAATGGCTTTTTGCCAAAGAAATCTCCATCTTCTCAGATGAGGAATGCCTTTACTTCTAACTCCTCCTCGGTGTTGAAGAACGCTAAAGGAACATCTAGGTCATTTGATGGAGGTACAAGATCATTGGACAGAGGCAAAGCACTCCTAAACGGACCTGGTAAATATTCATTCAACAAGGCTTGTGATGAAGCGAAAGAATCAGAGTCGCCTAGTGCCTGGAAAGAAGATTCAGAGGAGAAGACAACAAGTGAACTCCCTCCGCCAACAACTGAAGACAACGTCCCTGGGGTTTTGTATGATTTGCTTCAGAAGGAAGTAGTTGCCTTGAGAAAATCTTCACATGAAAAGGATCAAAGCCTCAAAGACAAGGATGATGCCATAGAG ATGTTAGCAAAAAAGGTTGAAACGTTAACAAAAGCAATGGAGGTTGAAGCAAAGAAGATGAGAAGGGAAGTAGCTGCAATGGAGAAAGAGGTTGCTGCTATGCGTGTGGATAAAGATCAGGATAACAGAACTAAACGAACTTCAAGCACTAAGAACTCATCCAACACCGCCCAGATTCTTGCTGGAAG AGCTGCTGGACGAAGTGGGTTAACGAGGAGCACACAATGA
- the LOC106300127 gene encoding alpha,alpha-trehalose-phosphate synthase [UDP-forming] 6 → MVSRSYSNLLELASGDSPTFGRMNRQIPRIMAVAGIMSNIDNDSKESTSSDLSPKDRIIIVANELPIRAQRKLESSTSTSTTHCCSSKGWTFSLDENSLLLQLKDGLGSEEATTEVIYVGCLKEDIHPSEQEEVYQLLLENFKCVPTFLPLDLYTRYYHGFCKQQLWPLFHYMLPLSPDLGGRFDRSLWQAYVSVNKIFADRIMEVINPEDDFVWIHDYHLMVLPTFLRKRFNRVKLGFFLHSPFPSSEIYRTLPIREELLRALLNADLIGFHTFDYARHFLSCCSRMLGLTYESKRGYIGLEYYGRTVSIKILPVGIHMGQLRSVLSLPETENKVKELIEEYSKKGRRMLLGVDDMDIFKGITLKLLAMEQMLTQHPEWQGKVVLVQIANPARGKGKDVKEMKAETYSTVKRINNTFGRPGYDPIVLIDAPLRFYERVAYYVVAECCLVTAVRDGMNLIPYEYIVSRQGNEKLDKILKVENHHKSMLVVSEFIGCSPSLSGAIRVNPWNVDAVADAMDSALEVAEPEKQLRHEKHYKYVSTHDVGYWARSFLQDLERSCGEHGRRRCWGIGFGLSFRVVALDQSFRKLSMEHIVSAYKRTKTRAILLDYDDTLMPQGSIDKRPSSKSIEILNTLCRDKSNLVFIVSAKSRETLSDWFSPCEKLGIAAEHGYFLRLRKDVQWENCVAAADCSWKQIAEPVMELYTETTDGSTIEDKETALVWSYEDADPDFGSCQAKELLDHLESVLANEPVTVKRGQNYVEVKPQGVSKGLIARRMLSMMQEKGTPPEFVLCIGDDRSDEDMFEVICSSTEGPSIAPRAEVFACTVGQKPSKAKYYLDDTTEIVRLMHGLASVSEQTMSAV, encoded by the exons ATGGTTTCAAGATCGTATTCAAACCTGCTCGAGCTCGCTTCAGGAGACTCTCCCACCTTCGGCCGCATGAACCGGCAGATCCCCCGCATCATGGCCGTCGCAGGAATCATGTCCAACATCGACAACGACTCCAAAGAAAGCACCTCCTCCGATCTCTCCCCAAAAGACCGTATCATCATCGTAGCCAACGAGTTACCAATACGAGCTCAAAGGAAGCTAGAGAGTAGTACTAGTACTAGCACAACCCATTGTTGTAGTAGCAAAGGCTGGACCTTTTCTCTAGACGAGAACTCTCTCCTCCTCCAATTAAAAGACGGATTAGGATCCGAAGAAGCCACCACCGAAGTCATCTACGTAGGCTGCTTAAAAGAAGACATCCACCCCAGCGAGCAAGAAGAAGTCTACCAACTCCTCCTCGAAAACTTCAAGTGCGTCCCCACGTTCTTACCTCTAGATCTCTACACCAGATACTACCACGGCTTCTGCAAGCAGCAGCTCTGGCCTCTTTTCCATTACATGCTCCCACTCTCTCCCGACCTGGGGGGGAGGTTTGACCGCTCCCTCTGGCAAGCCTACGTCTCCGTGAACAAGATCTTCGCGGATAGGATCATGGAAGTGATCAACCCTGAGGATGACTTCGTCTGGATACATGACTACCATCTCATGGTGCTGCCTACTTTCTTGAGGAAGAGGTTTAACCGCGTCAAGCTAGGGTTCTTCCTCCATAGTCCCTTTCCCTCATCGGAGATTTACAGAACTTTGCCTATTAGAGAGGAGCTTCTCCGCGCGCTGCTGAACGCTGACTTGATAGGGTTCCATACCTTTGACTACGCGAGGCACTTCCTGTCTTGCTGTAGTAGGATGCTTGGACTTACTTACGAGTCCAAGAGAGGGTACATTGGTCTTGAGTATTACGGTAGAACCGTGAGCATCAAGATCTTACCTGTTGGCATCCACATGGGTCAGCTTCGGTCGGTTCTCAGCTTGCCCGAGACGGAAAATAAAGTGAAAGAGCTTATTGAGGAGTATAGTAAAAAGGGGAGGAGGATGCTGCTCGGTGTTGATGACATGGACATCTTCAAAGGGATCACTTTGAAGCTCTTGGCTATGGAGCAGATGCTTACTCAGCATCCTGAGTGGCAAGGGAAGGTTGTGCTGGTGCAGATAGCTAATCCCGCTAGAGGGAAAGGGAAAGATGTTAAAGAGATGAAAGCTGAGACTTACTCAACTGTTAAAAGGATTAACAACACGTTCGGGAGGCCTGGATATGATCCTATAGTGTTGATCGATGCGCCGTTGAGGTTTTACGAGAGGGTTGCTTATTATGTAGTTGCTGAGTGTTGTTTGGTGACAGCGGTGAGGGATGGGATGAATCTTATCCCTTATGAGTATATAGTTTCGCGTCAAGGGAATGAGAAGCTTGACAAGATTCTGAAGGTGGAGAATCATCACAAAAGCATGCTGGTGGTCTCTGAGTTCATTGGTTGCTCTCCGTCGTTAAGCGGAGCTATTCGTGTTAATCCATGGAACGTTGACGCGGTCGCTGATGCGATGGACAGTGCGCTTGAAGTGGCTGAGCCGGAGAAGCAGCTGAGGCATGAGAAGCATTACAAGTATGTGAGCACGCATGATGTTGGTTACTGGGCTCGTAGCTTCCTCCAAGATCTTGAGAGGAGCTGCGGCGAGCATGGGAGGAGGAGGTGTTGGGGGATTGGGTTTGGTCTTAGTTTCAGGGTTGTGGCGTTAGACCAGAGCTTCAGGAAGCTGTCGATGGAGCATATAGTGTCTGCTTATAAGAGGACGAAGACTAGAGCTATTCTTTTGGACTATGATGATACTTTGATGCCACAGGGGTCTATTGATAAAAGACCTTCGTCGAAGTCGATTGAGATATTGAACACGTTGTGTAGGGACAAGAGCAATCTTGTGTTCATTGTTAGCGCGAAAAGCCGAGAGACATTGTCTGACTGGTTTAGTCCTTGTGAGAAGCTTGGGATTGCTGCTGAACATGGCTACTTTCTGAG GCTGAGGAAGGATGTACAATGGGAAAACTGTGTGGCAGCAGCAGATTGTTCTTGGAAACAAATTGCAGAGCCTGTGATGGAGCTTTACACCGAGACAACAGATGGATCAACGATCGAAGACAAGGAGACCGCTCTGGTCTGGAGCTATGAGGATGCTGATCCTGATTTCGGCTCGTGTCAAGCTAAAGAGCTTCTAGATCATCTTGAGAGTGTCCTTGCTAATGAGCCTGTAACAGTCAAGAGAGGACAGAACTATGTTGAGGTCAAGCCGCAG GGGGTGAGCAAAGGACTTATAGCGAGAAGGATGCTTTCGATGATGCAAGAGAAAGGAACACCTCCTGAGTTTGTTCTGTGTATTGGAGATGACCGGTCTGATGAAGACATGTTTGAAGTGATATGCAGTTCCACTGAAGGCCCTTCGATTGCCCCTAGAGCTGAGGTTTTCGCTTGTACTGTTGGTCAGAAGCCTAGCAAGGCTAAGTATTACCTGGATGACACTACTGAGATTGTCAGGTTAATGCATGGCTTAGCTTCTGTTTCAGAACAGACTATGTCTGCTGTTTAA